In Dromaius novaehollandiae isolate bDroNov1 chromosome 4, bDroNov1.hap1, whole genome shotgun sequence, a single genomic region encodes these proteins:
- the CNOT7 gene encoding CCR4-NOT transcription complex subunit 7: MPAATVDHSQRICEVWACNLDEEMKKIRQVIRKYNYVAMDTEFPGVVARPIGEFRSNADYQYQLLRCNVDLLKIIQLGLTFMNEQGEYPPGTSTWQFNFKFNLTEDMYAQDSIELLTTSGIQFKKHEEEGIETQYFAELLMTSGVVLCEGVKWLSFHSGYDFGYLIKILTNSNLPEEELDFFEILRLFFPVIYDVKYLMKSCKNLKGGLQEVAEQLELERIGPQHQAGSDSLLTGMAFFKMREMFFEDHIDDAKYCGHLYGLGSGSSYVQNGTGNAYEEEANKQS; the protein is encoded by the exons ATGCCAGCAGCTACCGTAGACCATAGTCAAAGAATCTGTGAAGTTTGGGCTTGTAACTTGGATGAAGAGATGAAGAAAATTCGTCAAGTTATACGGAAGTATAACTATGTAGCTATG GATACAGAATTTCCAGGTGTAGTTGCAAGGCCTATTGGAGAATTCAGAAGCAACGCAGACTATCAGTACCAGTTATTACGCTGTAATGTAGACTTGCTAAAAATAATTCAACTGGGACTGACATTTATGAATGAGCAAGGAGAATACCCTCCAGGAACTTCAACTtggcaatttaattttaaatttaatttaac AGAAGATATGTATGCCCAGGACTCTATTGAACTGTTAACGACATCTGGCATCCAATTTAAAAAGCATGAGGAAGAAGGAATTGAGACACAGTACTTTGCAGAACTACTCATGACATCGGGAGTTGTACTGTGTGAAGGAGTCAAGTGGCTTTCATTTCATAG TGGATATGACTTCGGCTATCTAATCAAAATCCTGACAAACTCTAATCTACCTGAAGAAGAGCTGGACTTCTTTGAGATATTGAGATTGTTTTTCCCTGTCATCTATGATGTAAAATATCTCATGAAGAGTTGCAAAAATCTGAAG ggtGGATTACAAGAAGTGGCTGAGCAGTTAGAGCTGGAAAGGATAGGACCACAGCATCAGGCAGGATCTGATTCTTTACTCACAGGAATGGCCTTTTTCAAAATGAGAGAA ATGTTCTTTGAAGATCACATTGATGATGCCAAATATTGTGGCCACTTATATGGCCTTGGTTCGGGGTCATCTTATGTACAAAATGGCACAGGAAATGCATATGAAGAAGAAGCCAACAAGCAGTCATGA